Part of the Limihaloglobus sulfuriphilus genome is shown below.
GCTCCGTATGATGCGGCGACTCTGACCGAGACCGGCAAGACAATTGCGGAGAAAATAATACGCCGACACAGGATTCTTTCGGACTTTTTCACGCTTATCCTCGGAGCAGACAAGGAATTAGCCGAGGAAAACGCATGTAAACTTGAGCATCATATCTCGCGAGAGCTGCTTGAAGACCTCGTAGAGTTTGTCGAGTTCACTGCCGCATGTCCCCGCGGCGGTGAGGACTGGATCGAGAAATTCCGTCAAAGATGTACCACCAAAGAAGATAAAGACTGTGTGGCCTGCATAGAAGAGTGCCTGCCGGCCGGCCGCCGACACGGGCACGGCCACGGCAGAGATGCCCAACTGACGACATTAAAAGAGATTCTGCCGGGGATGCGGTGTGTTGTCCAGAGGGTAAAGTTCAAGAAATCAATTACCCACAGACTTATTGAAATGGGAATCGGCCGCGGAACTATCATCGAAGTTGTGCGGACTGCCCCCTTTGGCGACCCGATAGAAATAAAGGTCAAAGGCTACCGGCTTTCAATCCGCAAACAGGAAGCCGAGAATATTCATGTTCAGATATTGTAGAGGCAAAACAGAAGTAAACCCGAGAACAACATTAGGATATCCAGAATCATGAAAAAAATAACAGCAGCAATAGCCGGCAATCCCAACAGCGGCAAAACAACTCTTTTCAACGCCCTTACCGGTGCAAGGCAGCATGTGGGGAATTACCCTGGGGTAACGGTAGAGAAAAAAGAAGGCTCACGGATTTACAAAGACTGCCAGATAAATTTCATAGATTTGCCCGGGACTTACAGCCTCACAGCACACTCGATCGAAGAAGTCGTTGCACGTGACTATATTATAAACGAAAACCCCGATGTCGTTGTGAATATCATAGATGCTTCAAACTTTGAGAGAAATCTATACCTGGCAACACAGCTTCTTGAGCTTAATGTACCGCTGATACTTGTTTTGAACATGGCCGACGTTGCGAAAAAACAAGGCTACTCGTTTGATACTGAAAAGCTGGGCAGTTTTTTCAACGCCAGGGCCATTTTGACTGTCGCTTCAAAAAGCGAGGGAATAAATGAACTGCTCGATTCAATAATCGAAAAGAGCCAAATCCAGACAGAACAAACTCCCAGCCCTTTGCAAATTCATTACGGCGAAGACATCGAACGGGAAATAGATAAACTTGAAAAACTCGTTGATAAAAAACACCCATTCGCAAAGAAATACGGAGCCAGATGGTTATGCCTGAAGCTGCTCGAAAAAGATGAGCAGATAATCGGGCTCAGTCAGAACAGAGAAATCCTTAATGCGGCAGAGCAGAGCATTTCTCATCTGGAGAAACTCTACGGCGACAGCCCTGAAATCCTGATAGCCGAAAAACGCTACGGCTTTGTGTCAGGTGTATATGAGGGGGCAGTCGTGCACACAGTGCAACACCGCCACCAGATCAGCGATTTGGTAGATAAAGTCCTGCTCAACCGTGTTCTCGGCCTGCCGATTTTTATAATAATGATGTACTTAGTGTTTAAACTCACCTTCTGGATTGGCGCCCACCCAATGGTCTGGATCGAGACAGGGTTTGCTTATCTAAGCAATTTCATCAGCGGCCTGTGGCCCCAGGGCTCAGAAAATGCCGTCAAATCACTAATCGTTGACGGTATCATAGGCGGTGTCGGCGGGGTTGTCGTCTTTCTGCCGAACATTGTGCTGCTGTTTTTGGCCATCGCGATCCTTGAGGATTCCGGTTATATGGCAAGAGCGGCGTTTCTGATGGACCGGATAATGAAAAAAATCGGGCTTCACGGCCGCAGTTTTATACCAATGGTAATCGGTTTCGGCTGCACGGTTCCCGCCATAATGGCAACAAGGATACTTGATGACCGTAAAAGCCGGCTGACGACAATAATGGTGCTTCCGCTGATGAGCTGCGGCGCCAGGCTGCCAATATACACCCTGTTCATCTCCGCGTTTTTTGCAGTCAGATGGCACGCCATGGTGATGCTCATTGTTTACATGATCGGCATACTGATTGCCATCATTCTATCACTTTTGCTCAGGAAGACACTTCTTAAGGGCGAGAGCGGAATTTTCCTTATGGAACTGCCGCCCTACCGTATGCCGACCATCAGGGGAATGCTCACCCATGCCTGGGAAAGGAGCTGGCTCTACCTTAAAAAAGCAGGAACGGTGATACTGGCAATATCGATTGTCCTCTGGTTTATGACCACATATCCAAAGGCATCAGAAGAAAAACTCTCAGGGCTGAGCGAGCAGGATATCCAGAAAGCCCAGCTGCAAAACTCTATCGCCGGACGAGTCGGCCTTGCGATGGAACCGGCAATAAAACCGCTTGGTTTTGATTACCGTATCGGCACAGCACTTATTGGAGCACTTGCGGCAAAAGAGGTCTTCGTCGCCCAGACGGGTATAGTTTTCTCGATAAGTGATTCTTCCGGCGAAGAATCGCTGACATTGAGAGAGAAATTAAGGGCGAATTACACGCCTCTTCAGGGCTTTTGCGTGATGCTGTTCTGCCTGATAAGCGCTCCCTGCGCGGCAACACTGGCAATCTGCCGAAAAGAAACGAACTCCTGGGGATGGGCTCTGTTCCAGTACCTGGGCCTAACGGCGATAGGATACACCGTAACCCTGATCGTTTATCAGACGGGCAGCCTGTTTTTAGGGTAATTTCGTCTGTACAGGTTCAACTTGTAACGCAGGGTCACTGACCGGCATATTTCACGGGATCTTTTAAACCGGCTTCGGCAAAGCCTTTAAGGCGGAGTTTACAGCTGTCGCAGCGGCCGCACGCCCAGCCCTCGGGACTTGGATTGTAACAGCTGTGGGTAAGGGAGTAATCAAATCCCAGCCGCACGCCCTCAGCTATTATCTGCGCCTTAGTCATGTTTATTATCGGTGTATGGATAGAAAATTTCAGCCTGCCCTCAACCGCGGCGGCGGCGGCGAGATTTGCGGTTTTCTCGAACGAGTCGATAAACTCAGGTCGGCAGTCAGGGTAACCGCTGTAATCAGTGCTGTTTACGCCTATAAAGATATCCCCCGTGCCTAACACCTCTGCCCATGCCGCGGCGAAGCTGAGGAAAACCAGATTACGCACGGGAACATAAGTTATTGGAACGGCTCCACCGGCGATATCTATTCGGTCGAGCGGAACATCTATTTTCATATCTGTTAAGGCAGAGCCTCCGAGCTGTGCGATATCTATATCTACAAACCGATGCCGCGTCACATTATGAAAAGAGGCAACCCTGCCGGCGGCTTCAAGCTCGACGCTGTGCCGCTGGCCATACCTGAAAGTAAGAGCATGGCACTCGTAACCCCGGCTTTTAGCAATTGTTAAAACTGTACCGGAATCAAGTCCTCCGCTCAGGAGAACAACCGCTCTTTTGGTCTTTGACTGCATCACGAATCCAGAAAATACTTAACTAATCTCTTGTTTAATGATATAATAAATTTTACTGTAATTTTGAAATTCTACAAAAACAATTTAGTTTGTGAAACTTTAAGATTTTAATAAATGATCCGTACTGAAAATTGAGAGAAAAATATGAGTGAAAAAGTAAAACTCGAACTGTTTGAAAACCCTGCTCCTCAAAGAGATTACACAATAACAACAAAGGTTCCGGAATTTACCAGTGTCTGCCCGAAGACCGGCCAGCCGGATTTTGGAACCATAATCATAGAATACTGCCCGGACAAACTTTGTATCGAGCTCAAAAGCCTGAAATACTATATGCAGAGCTTCCGCAATAAGGGCATTTTCTACGAAGCCCTCACCAACGAGATGCTTGATGACCTTGTTGACGCATGCAAGCCGAGATGGATGAAAATCACATCAGAATTTACACCCCGCGGCGGCATATCAACTGACGTAACTGTAATTTATACAAAGGATTAAACAACCATGAAGCGTATCGCATTTATCCTGATGTTTTCTGCTCTGTTACCGGCAGCCGCTTCAGCAGAGCAGCTTGGCGAGATTTTTGACCGGCACACACCTATCGTAAAGGCCTACCAGAAAGTCCAGGACTCTGTTGTAAATATCTCCGGCACTCAAAGTTACACATCCGGAGGCGGCTTATATGACTTCTTCTTCAGTCCCCGCAGGCAGCAGCGGCATACACGAAAAGTTGAGCTTGGCTCCGGCGTTGTCGTTCACAGTGACGGGTATATAATAACAAACTCTCACGTTGTGCAGGGCCAGGAAGAGCTTCATGTAACATTCTACAACGGCAAAGAATACACCGCGGAAATTATAAGCGCAGATATTGAAAGTGATCTGGCTTTTCTAAAGATTGAATCAGACGAGGATTTTGATGCCATCGATTTCGGCACAAGCTCTGATCTTATGATTGGCGAGACAGTTATCGCGGTGGGCAATCCGCTTGGCTTTTCAAGTACCGTAACAGAGGGTATCGTCAGCGCTATTGGCCGCGACATACAGGTCAAGCAGAACTTCTGGCTGCGGGGCCTCATTCAGACATCGGCCCCGATTAACCCGGGTAATTCCGGCGGTCCGCTGCTTAATATAAACGGCGAGCTTATCGGGATAAACACCGCTGTCAGTGCCGGCGCCCAGAATATAGGTTTTGCCATTCCAATCGATACTATCGCCAACAGTCTGGCAAAGATGCTCATGCCTGAAGAACTCCGCCGGGTGAGACTGGGTATTGTAATCGGCAGGATGACAACCCGCGACGGTCTCAAAGGCCTTAATGTAGAAGCTGTTAATGAAGATACCTCGGCAAGCCGCCAGGGCATAAGAGAAGGCGATATTATCACCGAAGTTGAAGGTAAGAAAGTAACCAGTTTTCTTGATTTTTATGTAAGTATAATGGACAAGGAGATTGGCGAAGACTTCCATGTGAAGTACCACAAATCAAGCGAGCCTGCCGACAAAGAGCACCACGCCACGCTGACGCTGCAGCCAAGGCCGATTCCTGACGGAGTTAAAATAGCACAGAAATACTTCCAGATGGAAGTTTCTCCTCTTGACGATGATGTTGCCAGAGAGTTTGAATTTGCACAAAGCTATCCGGTGCTTATAATTACAGATATTGCAGAAAAAGGTGTCGCAGAAGAGACCGGGCTGCAGATCGGAGATATAATTCTCCAGGTCAACAGCCATCCTGTAAGCAGCGTCAAGGATTTCTCGCTGGCGTTAGAATTCCTCCACGAAGACGATGTCGTAGAGCTTAGAATCCTGCGGATTGGTGCAAGAGGGCCATACAGCTACCAAAGGCAGTATATGGTAAAGATGAAGGCGAAAATTCGCGAAGATACAAAACTTAACCGGAAATTCAAGTTTGAGGGAAAGACGATCTGACAATACTTGTCTGTGAACTAAAAATGGCAGGAAAGACTAATCAAATCGGTTGTACTCTCGACTATACAGACAAGCCTCTGATAATGGGCATAGTCAATGTCACGCCGGACTCTTTCAGTGACGGCGGGGACAACTTCTGCGCTGAGACCGCCGCGGCAACCGCCCTTTCAATGGAATCCGCAGGTGCTGATATTATTGATATCGGCGCAGAATCAACCCGCCCAGGCTCCGAACCAGTAACTGAAGATGAACAGCTCCGCAGAGCGATTCCGGTCATCTCGGGGCTTAAAGACAGGCTGGGAATACCCATAAGCATCGACACTTGCAGTGCCGTTGTGGCCCGTGAATGCCTCGAAGCAGGAGCAGCAATTATAAATGACATTTCCGGCGGCAGCGACCCCGAGATGTTTCGGCTTGCAGCGGAAATAAACTGCCCAATCGTGATAATGCATATGCAGGGTATGCCCAAAACCATGCAGAAAAACCCCCGTTACGAAGACGTTGTCAGCGAGGTGCTTGGATATCTACTCGGCCGGGCGTTAGATGCGGAATCGGCGGGCGTAAACAAAGATAATATAATAATCGACCCGGGTATAGGTTTCGGCAAATCGCTTGAACACAATATAGCTCTGCTCAAAGGCCTGCACTGCTTTACCGGCAGCACATACCGCGTCTTGCTCGGGGCGAGCAGAAAATCTTTCATCGGCACCGTTACCGGCGAAACAAACCCCAAAAAGCGGCTTGCGGGAACTCTTGTAACCACGGCGGCCGCTGTATGTGCCGGAGTAGATATTATTCGGGTACATGATGTAGCCGATAACGCCGCGGCAGTGAAAATAGCCAAATTGATACTATAGATTCTGGAAAACAATCTCATGACCGAAAAGGAAAGATTAACGCCGCTCAACACAAAAGACGCTAATGCCGGCGGAGATTATGTGCTTTACTGGATGCAGGCATCTCAAAGAGCCGCGTTCAACCCGGCCCTGCAACACGCCATTGAAAGAGCTAACAGTCATAAAAAACCGCTGTTTGTTGTCTTCTGTCTTGTTGAGGACTTTCCCGATGCCGGTGCAAAGCATTACCGCTTTATGCTGGAGGGGCTTCTGGAAACCGAAGAGATGCTCAGGAAACAGGGAATTAAATTTATCCTTACCCGCAGCGAACCGCCAGAGACGGTTTCCCGTTTGAGTGAATCTGCTGTGGAGATAATAACCGACAGGGGTTATCTGGCGATAGAGAGAAAGTGGCGGTCAAAACTCAAAAGAGACTGCCGGTGCCGACTTACCGAAGTTGACGCAAACGTTGTTGTACCGGTTGAAGTTGCAAGCGGAAAGCAGGAATACTCCGCCGCGACAATACGCAAAAAGATAACTTCCAGGCTGGGGCAGTTTCTTGTAAAGCCGGAAACAACAGTTCCCGAGATCAGCTCTTTGTCCGTGCCGTTTGCCTTAAAACGCAGTAAAGACATCGGCAAACTGCTCGAAAGCAAAAGATACCAGAGAGAAACCGCCCCTGTGTTTCGCGGCGGATTCTCTGAAGCAAATAAACATTTGAAACACTTTATCAGTCATAATCTCACAGACTACGCGTCAAGCTCAAACGATCCGTCAAACGATATTCAATCGCGGCTTAGCCCATACCTGCATTTTGGGCAGATATCGCCTGTTTACATAGCGTTAGAAGTTAAAAACAGCCGCTCAAACAAGGACTCCATAGACAGTTATCTCGAACAGCTTATAGTCCGCAGAGAGCTGGCTTTTAATTTTGTCTGGTACAATAAGAACTATGACAAATACTCCTGCCTGCCGGCATGGGCACGGGCTTCTCTAAACAAACACAAAGAAGACAAAAGAGAGTATGTATATACCTATAAGCAGTTAGAAAACTCGCAAACTCATGATCCGTACTGGAATGCCGCGCAGAAAGAGCTGTTAAAAACCGGCAAGATGCACGGCTATATGCGTATGTACTGGGGCAAAAAGATAATCGAATGGACACGCTCGCCAAAGACGGCGTACAGAACTGCCTTAAAACTGAACAACAGCTATGAGCTTGACGGCCGCGACCCAAACGGTTTTACCGGAGTAGCATGGTGTTTCGGCCTTCACGACCGGCCATGGACACAAAGAGATATCTTCGGAAATGTCAGGTACATGAACGCGGCAGGGCTGAAACGAAAATTCGATATTGAAAAATATGTTGAAAGAGTTAATTCTTTATAGTTCGCTTTTGCCTGTAAGATACTTCAGCGACTCAACTCTCATCAGTTTTACCAACACCCAGTACACACCCGCAGAGAAGGGTATCACAGCCAGCAGCCTTATAATATCGCCGGCAATACTCTCGGCAATAAAATCCATTTTCCCCATAACAGCGGTACCGGCTATAAGCATTGCCAGCGACGCTATCAGAATCCTGGCGGCTTCCGGACCGGTATCCCTCCAGATTTTCTCACGGACAGGTTCCTCTAACAGGTGCAGTAAAAGCAGTGATTGAACGTAGGCGGCGACAGACGTTGCCAGAGCAAATGCCTGTATATTCATAAACCAGACAAGCGTTATGTTAAGCATAAAGTTCACCAAAACCGCCAGCACCGCGGTCATCGCGGGTATTTTTGAGTTGAATCTCGAATAGTGAACCCTGGTAACTATCTGCTGCCAGAAAAAACCGGGCAGACCAACAGAATAAAACAGCAGAGTATTCATTGTATCGATCGTATCGGAGCGGCTGAACTTATCACCATGCTCAAAAAGAAGTGAGATTAGCGGTCTGGAAACAATTATAAGACCAGCAGCCGCCGGCATTGCGATAAGAATCGACATTCGCAACCCCTTTGATAGAGTGTTGCGCAGCTGCTGCAAATCTCCCGCGGCGGAAGCCCTGCTGAAAACAGGAAACACAGCCGTCGCAAGCGAAATACCGATAACCCCCAGCGGCAGCTGATAAAGCCGCTGAGCATAATAAAGGTATGAAACTGACCCACGCCAGAGCGGGTAGGTAACCTCTCTGCCCCAAAAGACAAAGGCCGCCCCCTTTATCTCGGAGCCGGACAGCAGCCACGCCAGAACATCATCAAGAAGTGTATTTATCTGTGTAGCCGTCAGACCGATAACCATCGGAGCGAACATTATCATTATTCGCCGGAATTCAGGGGTTTTAAACTCAAAAAGAGGCCGTATTACGACCCGTTCACGTTTGAGAAACGGGATTAACATAGCCAACTGGACAACGCCGCCGGCAAGAACACTGAATGCCGCGAAATAAACCAGTTTTTCTGCCGCCGCACCCCAGAAATACCCCGGGATTACTATTGCGGATATAATCGCGATATTAAGAATCACCGGTGCCGCCGCCGGAGCCGCGAAATGTCCATGAACGTTCAATATTCCGCTCATCAACGCGGCAGTGCATATCATGACGGCATAAGGCAGCATTATTGCCGTAAGTGAGAATATCAGCGAATTTTCATCGGTTACACCGAAAAATACGCTGTACCCGCCCATACTCACCCACGCTGCCAGGACAAGAAGGCTGACCGAACCGGCAATTGCCGTTATAACACTACAAGCAAGTTTACGGGCCTGCTGTTGCGATTTATGGAGTGCGCTGCTGTAAACAGGAATAAACGAAGCGCTGGCGGCACCTTCTCCAAAAATCCGCCTGGCAAGGTTTGGAATTTTGAACGCTATGTACCACGCGTCAGAAAAGGCGGTAGCTCCGAAAAAGTACGCATAGCACATGTCGCGTATCATCCCAAGTACGCGGCTGAACATCGTAAACGAAGCTATCTGTCTAAAACCTTTTATCATAGCTGGATAGATTACCAGAAAAACCGGCCAATGCAACAGCAAGGATTAAAGGATTTTACTCAATCCCAATATTTTAAAGCTGTACCTGATTTGCGTGAGCTGCTGCCGCCCGCTGTCGCGGCGACCGCCGCCAGGACGCGCCTTGCGCCGGCTTGTTTAAGAACTTTCGCGCATTCGTCAAGCGTGGCGCCGCTGGTACGGACATCATCAATCAGACAGATGGTTTTATCCTGAACGCTGCTGGAATTGCGGATTTTGAAGGCATTTTTTACATTTTTACGCCTTTGAGCAAAGCTCAAACCCGGCTGAGGCCGCGTACGCCGTGTACGGATGAGAAGATTCTTCGTCTTGGCGTCGAAATGCTTGATATTACGGGCAATAAGAAATGATTGATTCCAGCCTCTGCTGATTCGCCTGGTCCAGTGCACCGGAACGGGAGCAAAAAAATCGATCTCTTCATCATTAAAACTGCCGAGCAGTGACGCGTCAATGTACTCGCCAAGCGTTACCGCAAGCTCAGAGCGGCCGGAGAATTTAAGCTGGAGAATCAGATTTTTTAGACAGCCCTGGTAATTTCCAACCCTTGCAACCCCGTCAAAATTGAAGTTTATCTTCGAGCAGAAATCACAACCCTGGGCAGACTCACTGTATTTATCGATATCAGAACCGCATCGTTTGCAATAGTTTCTGGCCACTGAATCATTAAGATCCTGCCAGCAATCTCTGCACAGCTTTTCGTCCGGATCGTCAATACTGCACTCACAAGCCTGACATAAAGGAGGCCATATAAGCGAAATAGCTGGTTTAGCTATGCTGTTTATTAGACCGTGAAACCTTTTAAAAAATCTCGAACCCCAAAAAGACAAACCGGACTACCCCATAAACCATTTAGTTAATGTAAAAAAAATAAAAAAAATGAAATTTTCCTGGTTTCTATTCGGAAGACCAGTTTCCGCTCTGGTCAAGTCTGACTACTTTTGGCTTGCTTGGCATCGACTGACCGCTGTCGGCGTCATCGACATCACACTTAATCGTGTACGTCAATGGATCCATCTCAATACTCTCCAGAGAATAATGGTCTTTAATAAAATATTTCCCGTTAAGGTCGCTCATCAGAAGACCAAGGCAATCCGGATTATCTAAATTTGGCTCTGTACCGCCTTCCCCGTGCTCCATGTGGTAAGTTCTTATTCCAGTTGCAATTATCCCCATAACCGTCTTAGCTTCACTCCACTTTGCAGCATCAACTCTGTCGCGATATATAGGCATTACAACAGCCGCCAGTATCGAAACGATCAAAACGACAGTCATTAACTCTATCAATGTGAATGCTTTAAATCTCATGCGCAACACTCTCCTGAATAAAACGTATTGCTTTGTCCTTTTTTTGTGCTTTTTTTGCTATCTCTAAACCGTTGGTAATTATACCACAAAATTAGCAGCATTTCACTAAAAAAACTTCAGCCTTACAAAAACCGGAGCATTATACGACCTGAAAAATCAAGATATTCTCATTCAGTTACGGATAAAACGTCAGTAAAACATTTACAAATTACAAAAAAGTGGTTAATATTTGCCGCAAAATGAACAACATAACAGGGAAAAAACTCTATATAGGCAGCATCAAACTTGAGATGCCGGTACTTATGGCACCGCTGAGCGGTTATACCGACAGTGCAACCCGCTCAATACTCCGAAATTTCGGCGCGCCGCTGACATTTCCGGGAGTTATGCTGTCAAAATCAGCCGCAAACCCAAAAATTTTAAGGAAACCTGAATATCAGCCTCAACCGTGCGAGAAGCCGGTAGGCGCACAGATTCTCGGTGCGGAACCGAAAATAATGGCGGAGGCGGCGGCCGGCCTTGAAAAGTCCGGTTTTGACCTTATAGACATAAACTTTGCCTGTCCGGCACCAAAGGTTCTCAGAAGAGGCCGCGGCGGGTATATGCTGCGTGACCCGCAATCTGTCCGGGAAGTCTTTCTGGCGGTACGAAATGCTATAAAGGTGCCTCTAACCGTAAAGCTGAGAATAGGTTATGGCGAAGGAGAAGAATCCCGCAGAGCTTTCTGGGAGATCATGGACTTTTTTGCGCAAAATCCGCCTGAACTGACCGTTATTCACGGGCGGACAACTCTGCAAAAATACGGCGGAAAGGCTGACTGGCACCTAATTGCCGAGGCAAAAAAACGTTATCCCCATTTGAAAATTGCCGGCAGCGGCGATATTTTCAGTGTAGAAGACATCATCAGCCGACTGGAGCAGACCGGAATAGACGGCATACTTGTTGCCCGTGGAGCCATAGGCAACCCCTGGATATTTCGTGATGCGGCGGCGGTTTTTCGCGGCGAAGCAAAACCCCAGCCGCCGAGCGTTCAAGAGCAGGGCCGCGTCATGATTGAACACGTATCATTGCTGAGAAAAGTATTTGACCCCTGTAAAAGCGTTCGTTACTTCAGGAAATTTTCAGCAAGATACTGTAAGCTGCACCCGCACCGCAAACGCCCCCAGACGGCACTCATGGCAGCTAAGAATATGGATGATTTTCTTTCTGCTATAAAAACACACTACGGCGTAGAACCGAACACAGACAGCGATTTATAAGTGCTTTAGGCAAATATAATTATCAATAGATGCACAAAACTAATCAAACCAAACACACATCTCCAGCCAATGCCCTGAAATTTTCAGGAGAATAAATATTGACAAACTAACTTGCTTGCTGTTAAATAGATATAAACAGCTCGCAACCCAATCTGTGGGCCTATATGCGGATTAAGCATCTATGCCGGCAGATTTTTATTTTCCGCGTGCCTGGCAGGTTAAGTCTTTATGCCTGCCAGGACAATAAAAAATTAAGGCCCTCACCACAGGGTCTTTTTAGTTTTGTCTGCTCTCTTATAATTTAATCGGACTAAGAACCTATGGTATGTTAAATTTACTATTAAAATGCTGTAAATTGCGTTTAAATCAAAGGTGATAAACGCGATTATAAAAGGCTTCTATTAACAGGCTTACAATCGGTGAAACAAATTTTATTTTTTTAATAGAAAAGGTATTGACACGATTGCATGT
Proteins encoded:
- a CDS encoding ComF family protein, with the protein product MSFWGSRFFKRFHGLINSIAKPAISLIWPPLCQACECSIDDPDEKLCRDCWQDLNDSVARNYCKRCGSDIDKYSESAQGCDFCSKINFNFDGVARVGNYQGCLKNLILQLKFSGRSELAVTLGEYIDASLLGSFNDEEIDFFAPVPVHWTRRISRGWNQSFLIARNIKHFDAKTKNLLIRTRRTRPQPGLSFAQRRKNVKNAFKIRNSSSVQDKTICLIDDVRTSGATLDECAKVLKQAGARRVLAAVAATAGGSSSRKSGTALKYWD
- a CDS encoding tRNA dihydrouridine synthase, which codes for MNNITGKKLYIGSIKLEMPVLMAPLSGYTDSATRSILRNFGAPLTFPGVMLSKSAANPKILRKPEYQPQPCEKPVGAQILGAEPKIMAEAAAGLEKSGFDLIDINFACPAPKVLRRGRGGYMLRDPQSVREVFLAVRNAIKVPLTVKLRIGYGEGEESRRAFWEIMDFFAQNPPELTVIHGRTTLQKYGGKADWHLIAEAKKRYPHLKIAGSGDIFSVEDIISRLEQTGIDGILVARGAIGNPWIFRDAAAVFRGEAKPQPPSVQEQGRVMIEHVSLLRKVFDPCKSVRYFRKFSARYCKLHPHRKRPQTALMAAKNMDDFLSAIKTHYGVEPNTDSDL
- a CDS encoding type IV pilin protein, which gives rise to MRFKAFTLIELMTVVLIVSILAAVVMPIYRDRVDAAKWSEAKTVMGIIATGIRTYHMEHGEGGTEPNLDNPDCLGLLMSDLNGKYFIKDHYSLESIEMDPLTYTIKCDVDDADSGQSMPSKPKVVRLDQSGNWSSE